The Dioscorea cayenensis subsp. rotundata cultivar TDr96_F1 chromosome 7, TDr96_F1_v2_PseudoChromosome.rev07_lg8_w22 25.fasta, whole genome shotgun sequence genome includes a region encoding these proteins:
- the LOC120265790 gene encoding SNF1-related protein kinase regulatory subunit beta-1-like — translation MGNASAKEGENGAGDEPAIPNSGHRVSLPPPPDGVRNGGSLEPIVSTSPPQSPGIGRSPMLFAPQVPIAPLQRGADIPSLLSQLQITDSNDVPLENGIPTLITWNHGGNEVLVEGSWDNWTARKVLQRTGKDYSILLVLPSGVYQYRFIVDGELRYIADLPQIADEAGHIVNVLDVNDYVPENLESVSEFEPPPSPDSSYSRPFPADEDFAKEPPAVPPQLHITVLGSEEATTKPQHVVLNHLFIEKGWASQSLVALGLTHRFQSKYTTVVLYKPMKR, via the exons ATGGGAAACGCGAGTGCGAAGGAGGGCGAGAACGGCGCCGGCGATGAGCCGGCGATACCCAATAGCGGCCACCGAGTATCGCTGCCGCCACCGCCCGATGGTGTGCGGAATGGTGGATCTTTGGAGCCGATTGTGAGTACCTCGCCGCCACAGAGCCCCGGGATTGGACGATCTCCCATGTTGTTTGCTCCGCAG GTTCCCATTGCCCCTCTGCAAAGAGGTGCTGATATACCATCACTTTTAAGTCAATTGCAAATAACTGATTCTAATGATGTACCTCTTGAGAACGGCATTCCCACATTGATCACATGGAATCATGGAGGAAATGAAGTTTTAGTGGAAGGCTCATGGGATAACTGGACTGCAAG GAAGGTTTTGCAGAGAACAGGCAAGGATTATTCCATTTTGTTGGTCCTCCCTTCTGGAGTTTATCAATATAGATTTATCGTTGATGGTGAACTCAGATACATCGCTGATCTTCCACAAATCGCTGATGAGGCAGGGCACATCGTGAACGTTCTTGATGTTAAT GATTATGTTCCAGAAAACCTGGAAAGTGTTTCAGAGTTTGAACCCCCTCCATCACCAGACTCTAGCTACAGCAGACCATTTCCCGCTGACGAGGATTTCGCTAAAGAACCACCGGCAGTTCCACCTCAGCTGCACATCACTGTGCTTGGTTCTGAGGAAGCAACCACAAAGCCTCAGCATGTCGTCCTGAACCACCTGTTTATTGAGAAGGGATGGGCTTCACAATCACTTGTCGCCCTTGGCTTGACTCACAGATTTCAGTCCAAGTATACGACGGTTGTTCTCTACAAACCGATGAAAAGGTAG